The Methanolacinia petrolearia DSM 11571 genome has a segment encoding these proteins:
- a CDS encoding archaellin/type IV pilin N-terminal domain-containing protein codes for MQGYRSYDAFTGLEAAIVLIAFVVVAALFSYVVLGAGFFTTQKAQETVYSGVGMASSSLEILGDVYGNSTGVGGTNAEIDGVMFVTGLTAGGSSIDFSRTTITYSNKDNVTLVQRSSSIDSTSSNVVVDRSTVGQNEWAIIDIQNDDSDKGALLENQEQFTIYVKLDTPNYISKNEDFSIDIRPDQGAAYSIKRTAPARIYKMNVLY; via the coding sequence ATGCAGGGGTATCGCTCTTACGACGCCTTTACAGGTCTTGAAGCCGCTATTGTTCTTATTGCGTTTGTCGTAGTGGCAGCATTATTCTCCTATGTTGTCTTAGGAGCAGGATTCTTTACTACACAAAAGGCACAGGAGACCGTTTATTCAGGTGTCGGTATGGCTTCATCAAGTTTAGAAATACTTGGCGACGTTTACGGGAACAGTACAGGGGTCGGTGGAACAAATGCCGAAATAGACGGAGTGATGTTTGTCACGGGCCTTACGGCAGGTGGAAGTTCCATAGACTTCTCAAGGACTACCATCACTTATTCGAATAAGGATAACGTAACACTAGTGCAACGTTCATCGTCGATCGACAGTACATCATCAAATGTCGTAGTAGACAGATCAACGGTCGGACAGAATGAATGGGCAATTATCGACATTCAGAACGATGACAGTGACAAGGGTGCGCTTCTTGAAAACCAGGAGCAGTTCACGATCTATGTAAAACTGGACACTCCAAATTATATCAGCAAAAACGAGGATTTCAGTATTGATATCCGACCGGATCAGGGTGCGGCATACTCTATAAAAAGAACCGCACCGGCAAGGATCTACAAAATGAATGTACTGTATTGA
- a CDS encoding archaellin/type IV pilin N-terminal domain-containing protein: MKLNKEEAFTGLEAAIVLIAFVVVAAVFSYVVLGAGFFTTQKAQEVVYTSVDQASSSIEILGDVYGLNTTSPVPTGPVIDAVRFTVGLTAGGSPVDFGQTTLTFSTNENVSRLDRAADTLTDATSISPGQWGVIRMANNDSSDLLLENQEQFTIYAMPVASDAIEANEDFEIQVRPAVGTAYAIERSAPARVTGVNALY, encoded by the coding sequence ATGAAGTTGAATAAAGAAGAAGCATTCACCGGTCTAGAGGCTGCAATTGTGCTTATCGCATTCGTTGTTGTAGCGGCGGTATTCTCATATGTAGTGCTCGGAGCAGGTTTCTTTACGACACAAAAGGCACAGGAAGTTGTCTATACCAGTGTCGATCAGGCAAGTTCGAGTATCGAGATCCTTGGAGATGTCTATGGTCTTAACACCACCAGCCCGGTACCAACCGGCCCGGTTATTGACGCTGTAAGGTTCACTGTAGGTCTGACAGCAGGCGGATCGCCCGTAGATTTCGGCCAGACAACACTCACTTTCAGTACAAATGAGAATGTCTCAAGGTTGGACAGAGCAGCAGATACACTCACAGACGCGACCAGCATCAGTCCAGGACAGTGGGGAGTTATCAGGATGGCAAACAACGACAGCAGCGACCTGCTTCTTGAAAACCAGGAGCAGTTTACAATCTATGCAATGCCTGTTGCTTCTGACGCTATCGAAGCCAATGAAGATTTCGAGATTCAGGTCCGCCCCGCGGTAGGTACAGCATACGCAATAGAGAGATCAGCACCTGCAAGAGTCACGGGTGTAAATGCACTATACTGA
- a CDS encoding flagellin: MSSETFATAIFLITAIVAAAVLINAFFPIIYQASSTFSESSQSADERLRTEVKVINTYANSSSDPDAEVWIKNIGSARIAKNDIDVSDVFFGQEGDFEYLLLDISGTIDKGEWSYTVLEDTVNDYWDPRETLRIDINSNKIPDTSGQYVYFQFVLPSGVSVAKTFTTSG; encoded by the coding sequence ATGTCCAGTGAAACATTTGCGACGGCAATATTCCTGATTACAGCCATAGTTGCAGCAGCTGTATTAATAAATGCTTTTTTCCCGATAATTTACCAGGCCTCATCTACATTCTCCGAATCATCCCAATCTGCTGACGAACGTTTGCGTACAGAGGTCAAAGTAATCAACACATATGCAAACTCTTCATCGGATCCGGATGCAGAAGTCTGGATCAAAAATATAGGATCTGCCAGGATTGCAAAGAACGACATCGATGTATCCGACGTATTCTTTGGCCAGGAAGGTGATTTCGAGTATCTCTTGCTTGATATTTCAGGAACTATAGATAAAGGAGAATGGAGTTACACCGTTCTGGAAGATACCGTCAATGACTACTGGGACCCCAGGGAAACCCTGCGTATAGATATAAACAGCAACAAAATTCCAGACACCAGCGGCCAGTACGTCTATTTCCAGTTTGTACTCCCTTCCGGCGTATCGGTAGCTAAAACATTTACAACGAGTGGTTAA
- a CDS encoding FlaD/FlaE family flagellar protein, whose product MAVNQSQVDHILSTASADDPEVKLQNLQDEVDLLKKSVKKLLIDLRERMNEMDNPFIVAPNLPPLAELPEKKAEELPEPFEEEKEEPDIKEITDIKSTDNESALEAKEEILSNLHERFEDIRTMAQPVPAGTNPAERPRLQKLHQLFEWISRMVKKYGHDRLEIMTGTYHEMGYISDDAYRQINEIARLMPESIGEFHEISSEEFVSELYLLNRILIPEDSSLDREMIEVIMEKKETEVIDTKKESKDDSGYEEDWIELLEKV is encoded by the coding sequence ATGGCAGTTAATCAGTCGCAGGTAGATCATATATTATCAACCGCATCTGCTGATGATCCGGAAGTTAAACTTCAAAACCTCCAGGACGAGGTTGATCTCCTAAAAAAATCCGTAAAAAAACTCCTCATCGACTTACGTGAAAGGATGAACGAAATGGATAACCCTTTCATTGTAGCGCCTAATCTTCCCCCATTAGCCGAACTGCCTGAAAAAAAGGCTGAAGAACTTCCTGAGCCATTTGAAGAAGAAAAAGAAGAACCTGATATTAAAGAAATAACGGATATCAAATCAACAGACAACGAATCCGCTTTGGAAGCTAAAGAAGAGATCCTTTCAAACCTCCATGAGAGATTTGAAGATATAAGGACAATGGCCCAGCCGGTACCGGCTGGAACGAACCCGGCCGAGAGACCCAGGCTGCAAAAACTACACCAGTTATTCGAGTGGATCTCCAGGATGGTAAAGAAATACGGCCATGACCGTCTGGAGATCATGACAGGAACTTATCATGAAATGGGATATATCAGCGATGATGCCTACAGGCAGATAAATGAAATAGCCAGATTAATGCCGGAATCCATCGGGGAGTTTCATGAAATCAGTTCAGAGGAGTTTGTATCCGAGCTTTACCTTTTAAACAGAATATTAATACCTGAGGATTCCTCACTGGACAGGGAGATGATAGAAGTAATAATGGAGAAGAAAGAAACTGAAGTAATAGATACAAAGAAGGAATCAAAAGACGATTCCGGATATGAAGAGGACTGGATTGAACTCCTTGAGAAGGTTTGA
- a CDS encoding archaellin/type IV pilin N-terminal domain-containing protein translates to MKMFKSEEGFTGLEAAIVLIAFVVVAAVFSYVVLGAGFFTTQKAQETVYSSVDMASSSLEVLGDVYGWGNTAGTAIDGVQFVVGLTAGGSSVDFAQTTMVFTNTSQIVDLDKDVQITSSSSDVVNVTARDSLDADTWYIIDIQNDDTDKGALLENQEQFTIFAKLGTAVVTPNEAFTIEVKPPVGASYGINRKGPARVNDVNILY, encoded by the coding sequence ATGAAGATGTTTAAATCAGAAGAAGGATTCACCGGTCTTGAAGCTGCAATTGTGCTTATCGCATTCGTTGTTGTAGCGGCGGTATTCTCATACGTAGTGCTGGGAGCAGGTTTCTTCACCACACAGAAGGCACAGGAGACCGTTTATTCAAGTGTCGACATGGCATCATCAAGTCTTGAAGTTCTTGGTGACGTCTATGGCTGGGGAAATACTGCAGGCACTGCTATTGATGGCGTCCAGTTTGTTGTAGGTCTTACTGCAGGAGGAAGCTCTGTTGATTTTGCACAGACGACGATGGTATTCACCAACACATCCCAGATAGTTGATCTTGATAAGGATGTACAGATCACAAGCAGTTCATCAGACGTAGTAAATGTAACAGCAAGAGATTCGCTTGATGCCGATACATGGTATATCATCGACATCCAGAACGACGACACCGACAAAGGTGCACTTCTTGAAAACCAGGAACAGTTCACAATCTTCGCAAAGCTTGGAACAGCAGTAGTAACACCAAATGAAGCATTCACAATCGAGGTTAAGCCCCCGGTAGGCGCCTCATACGGTATAAACCGTAAAGGACCTGCAAGAGTGAATGATGTGAATATTCTCTACTAA